One genomic window of Leptospira paudalimensis includes the following:
- a CDS encoding SH3 domain-containing protein, with product MKFLLLLPIVFFFNCSKLQDCRSNNSCPIFYPENSEFKYDLNGNKINDYGIDRNEKITVLTSKDGIQEKIIKNDLELVKILYEDKEFLYPSKKIPIGKLIRIANEKGIQIKENPDLKSKTIGEMSFNSTVEILSEQARENNKIGEFYKIKSPKNNKNIGWVLISDLTDGDYEASLYKKTISEILGHLTIELTDSSDSNSFIITSNPNELEKPNCIIKGNECFATTYINEEYNDNKPANLSYLINLTQNKPYGSPPDYICSMDHSQLVRYFPLPKKDLFKGEIGCDESNF from the coding sequence ATGAAATTTCTATTACTTTTACCAATAGTATTCTTTTTCAATTGTAGCAAATTACAAGATTGCAGATCTAACAATTCTTGCCCAATTTTTTATCCAGAAAACAGTGAATTCAAATATGATCTTAATGGAAATAAGATTAATGATTATGGAATAGATCGAAACGAAAAAATTACCGTATTAACTTCAAAAGATGGAATTCAGGAAAAAATAATAAAAAATGATCTTGAATTAGTAAAAATTCTTTATGAAGACAAGGAGTTCCTTTATCCTTCAAAAAAAATACCCATTGGAAAACTTATACGAATTGCAAATGAAAAAGGTATACAAATTAAAGAAAACCCTGATTTAAAGTCTAAAACCATAGGAGAAATGTCTTTTAACTCAACCGTTGAAATTCTGAGTGAACAAGCTAGAGAAAATAACAAAATCGGTGAATTCTATAAAATAAAATCTCCAAAGAATAATAAAAATATTGGCTGGGTATTAATCTCTGATTTAACAGATGGTGATTACGAAGCTAGCTTATATAAGAAAACTATCTCAGAAATATTAGGTCATCTGACTATTGAATTAACTGATTCCTCTGATAGCAATAGCTTCATCATAACCTCCAATCCGAATGAACTAGAAAAACCAAATTGTATAATTAAAGGAAATGAATGTTTTGCTACAACGTATATAAACGAAGAATACAACGATAATAAACCTGCAAATTTATCTTATCTAATTAATCTTACGCAAAATAAACCCTATGGTTCTCCTCCAGATTACATTTGTAGTATGGATCATTCACAACTTGTAAGATATTTTCCTTTACCTAAGAAAGACTTATTTAAAGGAGAAATTGGTTGCGATGAATCTAATTTTTAG